In the genome of Paludisphaera rhizosphaerae, one region contains:
- the nikR gene encoding nickel-responsive transcriptional regulator NikR, whose translation MKETLVRFSVAIGGELLRLFDDYRERHRYPNRSEAVRGLMRSALIDEAVCDEETDAMGVVTLIYDHHSSRISKRLTDIQHEHLEMVVTTTHVHLDAARCLEVILLRGKAAAVRNLSDDLIGTKGVETGRLVLAAASAVVDGQGHAHGHGHAHPHPH comes from the coding sequence GTGAAGGAAACGCTTGTCCGCTTCAGCGTGGCCATCGGCGGCGAGTTGCTCCGGCTGTTCGACGACTACCGCGAGCGCCACCGATACCCCAACCGCTCCGAGGCCGTCCGCGGCCTGATGCGCTCCGCGCTGATCGACGAGGCCGTCTGCGACGAGGAGACCGACGCCATGGGCGTCGTGACCCTCATCTACGACCACCACTCCTCGCGAATCTCCAAGCGGCTGACCGACATCCAGCACGAGCACCTGGAGATGGTCGTCACAACCACCCACGTCCACCTGGACGCCGCCCGCTGCCTGGAGGTGATCCTCCTGCGCGGCAAGGCCGCCGCCGTCCGCAACCTCTCCGACGACCTCATCGGCACCAAGGGCGTCGAGACCGGCCGCCTCGTCCTCGCCGCCGCCTCCGCCGTCGTCGACGGACAGGGGCACGCCCACGGGCATGGGCATGCTCATCCGCATCCTCATTGA
- a CDS encoding Gfo/Idh/MocA family protein, with amino-acid sequence MSVINVAMIGQGFMGRTHSNAWSQVPRFFKPPVAPVMHTVFGRDAAASQEFAKVWGWAHSSTDWKATVADPAVDLVDVVTPNNMHAEVSLAALKAGKHVACEKPIARTIEEARLMVAAAKESKGKTFIWYNYRRCPAVAFAYKLVKEGAIGKVRHARAFYLQDWADESIPLIWRFQKEGAGAGSHGDLNAHIIDMVRFVTGEEVTEIAGAIAETFIKERKLMTGPTAGGIAAGVGGSEAATGPVTVDDAVLFLSRLSGGGVAYFEAARQATGNQNRNGFEINGSKGAIKFDFERMNELQFYDATRPRAVQGWTTIMCTHGGDHPYAAHWWPDAHVLGYEHGFTNQAFDILRVLGGQEPIVPIPDFEDAYQTQRVLEAAMISAVERRPVTIDEVK; translated from the coding sequence ATGAGTGTGATCAACGTGGCCATGATCGGCCAGGGGTTCATGGGACGGACGCATTCGAACGCGTGGTCGCAGGTGCCGCGGTTCTTCAAGCCCCCCGTCGCGCCGGTGATGCACACGGTCTTCGGCCGCGACGCCGCCGCTTCGCAGGAATTCGCCAAGGTCTGGGGCTGGGCCCACTCCTCGACCGACTGGAAGGCGACTGTCGCCGACCCGGCCGTCGACCTGGTCGACGTCGTCACGCCCAACAACATGCACGCCGAGGTCTCGCTCGCCGCGCTCAAGGCGGGCAAGCACGTCGCCTGCGAGAAGCCGATCGCCCGGACGATCGAGGAGGCCCGGCTGATGGTGGCCGCGGCCAAGGAGTCCAAGGGCAAGACGTTCATCTGGTACAACTACCGCCGATGCCCGGCGGTGGCCTTCGCCTACAAGCTCGTGAAGGAAGGGGCGATCGGCAAGGTCCGCCACGCCCGCGCGTTCTACCTCCAGGACTGGGCCGACGAGTCGATCCCGCTGATCTGGCGGTTCCAGAAGGAAGGCGCCGGGGCGGGGTCGCACGGCGACCTCAACGCCCACATCATCGACATGGTCCGCTTCGTCACCGGCGAGGAGGTCACCGAGATCGCCGGGGCCATCGCCGAGACCTTCATCAAGGAACGCAAGCTCATGACGGGCCCCACCGCCGGCGGCATCGCGGCCGGCGTGGGAGGCTCCGAGGCGGCGACCGGCCCGGTCACCGTGGACGACGCCGTGCTCTTCCTGTCGAGGCTCTCCGGCGGCGGCGTGGCTTACTTTGAGGCCGCTCGCCAGGCCACCGGCAACCAGAACCGCAACGGCTTTGAGATCAACGGCTCCAAGGGCGCCATCAAGTTCGACTTCGAGCGCATGAACGAGCTGCAGTTCTACGACGCCACCCGCCCCAGGGCCGTCCAGGGCTGGACCACCATCATGTGCACCCACGGCGGCGACCACCCCTACGCCGCCCACTGGTGGCCCGACGCCCACGTCCTGGGCTACGAGCACGGATTCACCAACCAGGCCTTCGACATCCTCCGCGTCCTCGGCGGCCAGGAGCCGATCGTCCCGATCCCCGACTTTGAAGACGCCTACCAGACCCAGCGCGTGCTGGAGGCCGCCATGATCTCCGCCGTCGAACGCCGCCCGGTGACGATCGACGAGGTGAAGTGA
- a CDS encoding Gfo/Idh/MocA family protein, with protein MGAPYVLTNPPKVALIGGGFIGPVHAEALRRIGVQVAGLLDITPEKARPQAERLGIPRVYSTIEEVLADPEIGAVHLASPNNIHFEHAKAALEAGKHVLCEKPLAVSSKETSELVKLAAKHPMQAAGVNYNLRFYPLAQEMHARVARGDLGRILTVTGSYTQDWLLMVDDYNWRVEPDGHTNLRAIADIGTHWMDLAQFITGRHIEKVNADLATFHPERNRPVGGAETFTGPNSTKKASEAVKIETEDYGAVLLHLSQGARGVFHVNQMHGGRKNRLYLEVCGTEGSMVWDSESPELLWLGRRGAPNQIMNRDPAILSAEAGNFSHYPGGHAEGFPDAFKQLDLAFYTFIQNGCKGTPNFPTFADGDREVRICEAIADSAKAKGWVDVKE; from the coding sequence ATGGGCGCTCCCTACGTCCTTACCAACCCCCCCAAGGTCGCCCTGATCGGCGGCGGCTTCATCGGTCCCGTCCATGCCGAGGCTCTGCGCCGGATCGGCGTGCAGGTGGCCGGCCTGCTCGACATCACCCCGGAGAAGGCCAGGCCCCAGGCCGAGCGGTTGGGCATCCCCAGGGTCTACAGCACGATCGAGGAGGTGCTCGCCGACCCCGAGATCGGCGCGGTTCACCTGGCCTCGCCGAACAACATCCACTTCGAGCACGCCAAGGCGGCGCTCGAGGCCGGCAAGCACGTCCTCTGCGAGAAGCCTCTGGCGGTCAGCTCCAAGGAGACGTCCGAGCTGGTGAAGCTGGCGGCCAAGCACCCGATGCAGGCGGCCGGCGTCAATTACAACCTGCGGTTTTACCCGCTCGCCCAGGAGATGCACGCCCGCGTCGCCCGGGGGGATCTCGGCCGCATCCTGACGGTCACCGGGTCGTACACGCAGGACTGGCTCCTGATGGTCGACGACTACAACTGGCGGGTCGAGCCCGACGGCCACACCAACCTGCGGGCCATCGCCGACATCGGCACCCACTGGATGGACCTGGCCCAGTTCATCACCGGCCGGCACATCGAGAAGGTCAACGCCGACCTGGCGACGTTCCACCCCGAGCGCAACCGCCCCGTCGGCGGCGCCGAGACCTTCACCGGCCCCAACTCGACCAAGAAGGCGTCCGAGGCCGTCAAGATCGAGACCGAGGACTACGGCGCGGTGCTGCTGCACCTGTCGCAGGGGGCTCGCGGCGTCTTCCACGTCAACCAGATGCACGGCGGCCGCAAGAACCGCCTGTACCTGGAAGTCTGCGGGACCGAGGGCTCCATGGTGTGGGACAGCGAGTCCCCCGAGCTGCTCTGGCTCGGCCGCCGAGGCGCTCCCAACCAGATCATGAACCGCGACCCGGCCATCCTCTCGGCCGAAGCCGGCAACTTCAGCCACTACCCCGGCGGCCACGCCGAAGGCTTCCCCGACGCCTTCAAGCAGCTCGACCTGGCCTTCTACACGTTCATCCAGAACGGCTGCAAAGGCACCCCGAACTTCCCCACCTTCGCCGACGGCGACCGCGAAGTCCGCATCTGCGAAGCCATCGCCGATTCCGCCAAGGCGAAGGGTTGGGTGGACGTCAAGGAGTGA
- a CDS encoding vWA domain-containing protein — MRRCFRPGLFVAAFVSIPVGCGQGEQAGEKAAALAEPAAAPTGHMVSQDAFIAPDPAPQSSFKAAAKVEPVVNAESYAKIVDNGFLRADQQPLSTFSIDVDTASYANVRRFLTQGMRPPKDAVRIEELINYFPYNYPPPSGDNAFAANVEFTGCPWNADHRLARIGLKGKEIKSEKRPLANLVFLLDVSGSMNSPKKLPLLKSALSMLVEQLGENDRVAVVVYAGAEGLALPSTSCENKQAILSALEGLAAGGSTNGGAGIVLAYETAVRNFIPGGTNRVILCTDGDFNVGVTSREALTSLIREKARSKVFLSVLGFGDGNLKDATMEQLADLGNGNYGYIDSLAEAKKVLVEQMSGTLVTIAKDVKIQVEFNPSKVGSYRLIGYENRVMAAEDFNNDAKDAGEIGAGHTVTALYEIVPPGAPVDPSVDPLKYAKPDVSAVSLGSPETLTVKVRFKAPEGDESKKIEQGFVDEGRGLPEASADFRFAAAVASFGMLLRDSPHKGAATFGKVAELAETGLGDDPSGYRREFLGLVRTASDHPDRSGPH; from the coding sequence ATGCGCCGATGCTTCCGTCCCGGCCTCTTCGTCGCGGCGTTCGTGAGCATCCCGGTAGGATGCGGTCAGGGCGAGCAGGCGGGGGAAAAAGCAGCCGCCCTGGCCGAACCGGCAGCCGCCCCCACTGGGCACATGGTTTCCCAGGATGCTTTCATCGCGCCAGATCCAGCGCCCCAGAGTTCCTTTAAGGCAGCAGCCAAGGTTGAGCCTGTCGTCAACGCCGAGAGCTACGCGAAGATCGTCGACAACGGATTCCTTCGCGCCGATCAGCAGCCGCTCTCCACGTTCTCGATCGACGTGGACACCGCATCTTACGCCAACGTGCGCCGCTTCCTGACCCAGGGGATGAGGCCGCCGAAGGACGCCGTGCGGATCGAGGAGTTGATCAACTACTTCCCCTACAACTATCCTCCGCCGAGCGGGGACAACGCCTTCGCGGCTAACGTCGAATTCACCGGGTGCCCCTGGAACGCCGACCATCGCCTCGCGCGGATCGGGCTGAAGGGCAAGGAGATCAAATCCGAGAAGCGTCCGCTCGCGAACCTCGTCTTCCTGCTGGACGTCTCGGGCTCGATGAACAGCCCTAAGAAGCTGCCGCTCTTGAAGTCGGCCCTGAGCATGCTCGTCGAGCAACTCGGCGAGAACGACCGGGTGGCCGTCGTCGTCTATGCCGGCGCCGAGGGCCTCGCGCTGCCGTCGACCTCGTGCGAGAATAAGCAGGCGATCCTCTCGGCGCTCGAGGGCCTGGCGGCCGGCGGATCGACCAACGGCGGTGCGGGGATCGTCCTGGCGTACGAAACGGCCGTCCGCAACTTTATCCCGGGCGGCACGAACCGCGTGATCCTCTGCACCGACGGCGACTTCAACGTCGGCGTCACCAGCCGTGAGGCGCTGACGAGCCTCATCCGGGAGAAGGCCCGCAGCAAGGTCTTCCTCAGCGTCCTCGGCTTCGGCGACGGGAACCTCAAGGACGCGACGATGGAGCAACTCGCCGACCTGGGCAACGGCAATTACGGCTACATCGACTCCCTGGCCGAGGCGAAAAAAGTGCTCGTCGAGCAGATGAGCGGCACCCTCGTCACGATCGCCAAGGACGTCAAGATCCAGGTCGAATTCAACCCCTCGAAGGTCGGCTCGTATCGCCTGATCGGCTACGAGAACCGCGTCATGGCCGCCGAGGACTTCAACAACGACGCCAAGGACGCCGGCGAGATCGGCGCAGGCCACACGGTCACGGCCCTCTACGAAATCGTCCCGCCCGGCGCGCCCGTCGATCCGAGCGTCGACCCGCTCAAGTACGCGAAGCCCGACGTATCGGCCGTCTCGCTCGGATCGCCGGAGACGCTCACGGTGAAGGTCCGCTTCAAGGCCCCTGAGGGGGACGAGAGCAAGAAGATCGAGCAAGGGTTCGTCGACGAGGGGCGCGGTCTCCCCGAGGCTTCGGCCGACTTCCGATTCGCCGCCGCCGTGGCCTCGTTCGGGATGTTGCTCCGCGACTCGCCCCACAAGGGGGCCGCCACCTTCGGCAAGGTCGCGGAGTTGGCGGAGACGGGGCTGGGGGACGACCCCTCGGGATATCGCAGGGAATTCCTCGGCCTGGTTCGGACAGCGTCCGACCACCCCGATCGATCCGGGCCGCACTGA
- a CDS encoding Gfo/Idh/MocA family protein has product MKRRKLRVGMVGGGGSSSFFGAPHRRAILMDNTSELTAGALRSKPAEALAAAEDLFFTRGYGHWKDLVDGEAALPDADRIDYLTIVTPNDAHAGPAEAAAEAGIAVLCEKPLTTNLDEARRLHAAVQAAEVPFVVAHTYTGYPMVMFARELVRDGLIGEIRKVEAWYPQGWLATKREDEGSKQASWRTDPAQAGASGCGGDIGSHAYEFIRFVAGLRAVKLSARMKCIVPGRSLDDDFSVFAELDNGAIATVTASQITVGAENDNGFRIIGTAGTLQWRHTHFAQLEHYVADKPVSIYRAGIDYGYMPASIKPYLRMPSGHPEGFHEALANLHRTLEWTIRGRRGETVPKPFDHPGIVDGVAVMAFLETAVASARQDGAWVEIPFHA; this is encoded by the coding sequence ATGAAACGAAGAAAGCTGCGCGTGGGGATGGTCGGTGGTGGCGGGTCCAGCAGCTTCTTCGGGGCGCCGCATCGCCGGGCGATCCTGATGGACAATACGTCCGAGCTGACCGCCGGCGCCCTGCGGAGCAAGCCGGCGGAGGCCCTCGCCGCGGCCGAGGATCTGTTCTTCACCCGGGGCTACGGCCACTGGAAGGATCTCGTCGACGGCGAGGCCGCCCTCCCGGATGCCGACCGGATCGACTACCTGACCATCGTCACCCCCAACGACGCCCACGCCGGCCCCGCCGAGGCCGCCGCGGAGGCCGGAATCGCCGTCCTCTGCGAGAAGCCGCTGACCACGAACCTCGACGAGGCCCGCCGGCTGCACGCGGCCGTCCAGGCGGCGGAGGTCCCGTTCGTCGTCGCGCACACGTACACGGGTTATCCCATGGTCATGTTCGCCCGCGAGCTTGTGCGCGACGGACTCATCGGCGAGATCCGCAAGGTCGAGGCCTGGTACCCCCAGGGCTGGCTGGCCACCAAGCGCGAGGACGAGGGGAGCAAGCAGGCGTCGTGGCGGACCGACCCCGCTCAGGCGGGCGCCTCCGGCTGCGGCGGCGACATCGGCTCGCACGCCTACGAGTTCATCCGATTCGTCGCCGGCCTGCGGGCCGTGAAGCTCTCCGCACGGATGAAGTGCATCGTCCCCGGACGCTCGCTCGACGACGACTTCTCCGTCTTCGCCGAGCTGGACAACGGCGCCATCGCCACCGTGACGGCCTCGCAGATCACCGTCGGGGCCGAGAACGACAACGGCTTCCGGATCATCGGCACCGCCGGCACCCTCCAGTGGCGGCACACTCACTTCGCCCAGCTTGAACACTACGTCGCCGACAAACCGGTCTCGATCTACCGAGCGGGGATCGACTACGGCTACATGCCGGCCTCGATCAAGCCCTACCTGCGAATGCCCAGCGGCCACCCGGAGGGCTTCCACGAGGCCCTCGCCAACCTCCACCGAACGCTCGAATGGACGATCCGAGGCCGGCGCGGGGAGACCGTCCCGAAGCCCTTCGACCACCCCGGCATCGTCGACGGCGTGGCCGTCATGGCGTTCCTGGAGACGGCCGTCGCCAGCGCTCGCCAGGACGGGGCCTGGGTCGAAATCCCCTTCCACGCTTGA
- the dnaE gene encoding DNA polymerase III subunit alpha, with translation MSSRPFCHLHCHSHYSLLDGANKLPDLVKHVKSSGMSAVAVTDHGNLFGAVEFLREAKYAGVKPIVGIEAYVAPGKRTDRSNSGSGEEKFAYHLTLLAKNGTGFRNLLRLSSRSYQEGYYYKPRIDKELLARYSDGLICLSGCVGSEFSQHLLHDRFEQAEKLAIWYQQTFGEGNFYVEIQDNGLQIQRDARERQVDLARRLGLPIVATSDAHYLKQEDHLSHDVLLCINTGKTIDQPLDKPRFVDDSGNKISDQFHVRTPDEMYAAAKGYEEALKQSTLIAEMVEDNYASAELGKRQFPSFQPPDEKTPEQYLRDLCDQGLRERYPSPTPPEVLERLDHELATINRMGFASYFLIVWDFVRYARENNIPALARGSACGALVAYALRLSDVCPLKYDLLFERFLDPNRSEAPDIDIDLCQERRYEVIEYVRRKYGDANVAQIGTFGTMKAKAAIKDVGRAMNMPLSRVEEINKLIPTRLNITLDEAIAEEPMLRKLSESDPEVEKLLNFARRLEGSARNASTHAAGVVIADQALESLVPLQVIRRGDKEEVVCTQWDMGDVEKAGLLKMDFLGLRNLTTLQAAVKLITERHPEDNLDLGKLPLDDPEAFALLQRGETKGVFQLESAGIRDLLVKMKPDRFADIIATNALYRPGPLNGGMVDEYVDVKNKRKEASYLHPVLREVLEETYGVMVYQEQVMRILNRLGDIELSKAYACIKAISKKKMETIAEGRDQFIKGAIAKGLEKDKAAGIFELIVFFGGYGFNKSHSTAYALVAYQTAYLKSHYPTEYMAAVLSSEMGGAERDKFFVEHIDDCRRMNIEVLPPNVNQGEATFTVHTEGKIEFGLEAIKGVGAKAVEAIIKARAKDGPFKSLEDFFERISNRDVSAAAAETLIRAGAFDFLGARRSQLLAILPRAMQGGQSKQEDRKRGQRGLFDDDDTAPASNGPVASNLPDVPELPDVERLLGEKKALGFYMSSHPLSRYADKLEALATHRAADIAAAAAKLKESSGGSSGGGGGRGGFRGGGGGGGNRMEVILGGLVTNVQVRNVQKSRSGLTRMAKFTFEDLSGSTPAMLWPEEFAKMGDVIKDDAIGFIKGTIDLSREPAEIVVSRFIPIENADAELSKGVVVTLRKGVQQQEDLERLLRIVRVRPGNLDLYLEIFGIENVRRVIYRAGASMKVKYDDRMVSEMGSVVGPANVRLLGARGATARAEVLTASAPSPAVGRDEPMEDGMESGDDD, from the coding sequence ATGTCGAGCCGACCGTTCTGCCATCTTCACTGCCACAGCCACTACAGCCTGCTCGACGGGGCCAACAAGCTCCCCGACCTGGTGAAGCATGTGAAGTCGAGCGGCATGTCGGCGGTTGCGGTGACGGACCACGGCAACCTCTTCGGCGCAGTGGAGTTTCTCCGCGAGGCCAAGTACGCGGGCGTGAAGCCGATCGTCGGCATCGAGGCCTACGTCGCGCCGGGCAAGCGGACGGACCGTTCGAACAGCGGCTCGGGCGAGGAGAAGTTCGCCTACCACCTGACGCTGCTGGCGAAGAACGGCACGGGCTTTCGCAACCTGCTGCGGCTGTCGTCGCGGTCGTACCAGGAGGGCTACTACTACAAGCCCCGCATCGACAAGGAGTTGCTGGCCCGCTACAGCGACGGGCTGATCTGCCTGTCGGGCTGCGTGGGGTCGGAGTTCTCCCAGCACCTGCTGCACGACCGCTTCGAGCAAGCCGAAAAGCTGGCGATCTGGTATCAGCAGACCTTCGGCGAGGGGAACTTCTACGTCGAGATCCAGGACAACGGCCTTCAAATCCAGCGCGACGCCCGCGAGCGCCAGGTCGACCTCGCCCGCAGGCTGGGCCTGCCGATCGTCGCCACCAGCGACGCCCACTACCTGAAGCAGGAAGACCACCTCTCGCACGACGTCCTGCTCTGCATCAACACCGGCAAGACGATCGACCAGCCGCTGGACAAGCCGCGGTTCGTGGACGACTCCGGCAACAAGATCTCCGACCAGTTCCACGTCCGCACGCCCGACGAGATGTACGCGGCCGCCAAGGGGTATGAAGAGGCCCTGAAGCAGTCCACGCTCATCGCCGAGATGGTCGAGGACAACTACGCCAGCGCCGAGCTGGGCAAGCGGCAGTTCCCCTCGTTCCAGCCTCCGGACGAGAAAACCCCCGAGCAGTATCTTCGCGACCTGTGCGATCAAGGACTCCGCGAGCGATACCCATCTCCCACCCCGCCGGAGGTCCTGGAGCGGCTCGACCACGAGCTGGCTACGATCAACCGGATGGGCTTCGCCTCGTACTTCCTGATCGTCTGGGACTTCGTCCGCTACGCCCGCGAGAACAACATCCCGGCGTTGGCGAGAGGCTCGGCGTGCGGGGCGCTCGTGGCGTACGCGCTGCGGCTCAGCGACGTCTGCCCGCTCAAGTACGACCTCCTGTTCGAGCGGTTCCTGGACCCAAACCGGTCGGAAGCGCCTGATATCGACATCGACCTCTGCCAGGAACGGCGGTACGAGGTCATCGAGTACGTCCGGCGCAAGTACGGCGACGCCAACGTCGCGCAAATCGGCACGTTCGGCACGATGAAGGCCAAGGCCGCCATCAAGGACGTCGGCCGGGCGATGAACATGCCGCTGTCGCGGGTCGAGGAGATCAACAAGCTGATCCCGACCCGCCTGAACATCACCCTCGACGAGGCCATCGCCGAGGAGCCGATGCTCCGCAAGCTCAGCGAGTCCGACCCGGAGGTCGAGAAGCTCCTGAATTTCGCCCGCCGGCTGGAGGGCTCGGCGCGCAACGCCAGCACGCACGCCGCCGGCGTGGTGATCGCCGACCAGGCGCTGGAGAGCCTCGTCCCGCTGCAGGTGATCCGCCGCGGCGACAAGGAGGAGGTCGTCTGCACCCAGTGGGACATGGGCGACGTCGAGAAGGCCGGCCTTCTCAAGATGGACTTCCTCGGCCTCCGCAACCTGACCACGCTCCAGGCGGCCGTGAAGCTCATCACCGAGCGCCACCCCGAGGACAACCTGGACCTCGGCAAACTCCCGCTCGACGACCCCGAGGCCTTCGCGCTGCTCCAGCGCGGCGAGACCAAGGGCGTGTTCCAGCTCGAATCGGCGGGCATCCGCGACCTGCTGGTGAAGATGAAGCCCGACCGCTTCGCGGACATCATCGCCACCAACGCGCTCTATCGTCCCGGCCCGCTCAACGGCGGTATGGTCGACGAGTACGTCGACGTCAAGAACAAGCGGAAGGAAGCCTCCTATCTGCATCCCGTGCTGCGGGAAGTCCTGGAAGAGACCTACGGGGTCATGGTCTACCAGGAACAGGTCATGCGGATCCTCAACCGCCTGGGGGACATCGAGCTCTCCAAGGCGTACGCCTGCATCAAGGCCATCTCCAAGAAGAAGATGGAGACCATCGCCGAGGGCCGCGACCAGTTCATCAAGGGCGCCATCGCCAAGGGGCTGGAGAAGGACAAGGCTGCGGGCATCTTCGAGCTGATCGTCTTCTTCGGCGGCTACGGCTTCAACAAGTCGCACTCCACGGCCTACGCACTGGTGGCCTACCAGACGGCCTACCTCAAGTCGCACTACCCCACGGAGTACATGGCGGCCGTCCTCTCGTCCGAGATGGGGGGCGCCGAGCGCGATAAGTTCTTCGTTGAACATATCGATGACTGCCGCCGCATGAACATCGAGGTCCTGCCGCCCAACGTCAACCAGGGCGAGGCCACGTTCACCGTCCACACCGAGGGGAAGATCGAGTTCGGCCTGGAGGCCATCAAGGGCGTCGGCGCCAAGGCCGTCGAGGCGATCATCAAGGCCCGCGCCAAGGACGGGCCGTTCAAGAGCCTGGAAGACTTCTTCGAGCGGATCTCCAACCGTGACGTCTCCGCCGCCGCCGCCGAGACCCTCATCCGCGCCGGGGCGTTCGACTTCCTGGGCGCCCGGCGGTCGCAGTTGCTGGCCATCCTCCCCCGCGCCATGCAGGGGGGCCAGTCCAAGCAGGAGGACCGCAAGCGCGGCCAGCGCGGGCTGTTCGACGACGACGACACGGCCCCGGCCTCGAACGGCCCGGTCGCGTCCAACCTGCCGGACGTCCCCGAGCTGCCGGACGTCGAGCGGCTCCTGGGCGAGAAGAAAGCCCTGGGCTTCTACATGTCCAGCCACCCGCTCTCCCGCTACGCCGACAAGCTGGAGGCCCTGGCGACCCACCGCGCGGCGGACATCGCGGCGGCGGCTGCGAAGCTCAAGGAGTCTTCCGGCGGCTCGTCGGGCGGGGGCGGCGGTCGGGGCGGGTTCCGCGGCGGCGGCGGCGGCGGCGGCAACCGGATGGAGGTGATCCTGGGCGGGCTGGTGACGAACGTGCAGGTCCGCAACGTTCAGAAGAGCCGGTCCGGGCTCACTCGCATGGCCAAATTCACCTTTGAAGACCTGAGCGGCTCCACGCCGGCCATGCTCTGGCCGGAGGAGTTCGCCAAGATGGGCGACGTCATCAAGGACGACGCCATCGGCTTCATCAAGGGGACCATCGACCTCAGCCGGGAGCCCGCCGAGATCGTCGTCAGCCGATTCATCCCGATCGAGAACGCCGACGCCGAGCTGTCCAAGGGGGTTGTCGTCACGCTCCGCAAGGGGGTCCAGCAGCAGGAGGACCTGGAACGGCTGCTGCGGATCGTCCGCGTCCGCCCGGGGAACCTGGACCTCTACCTGGAGATCTTTGGCATCGAGAACGTCCGCCGCGTGATCTACCGCGCGGGGGCGTCGATGAAGGTCAAGTACGACGACCGGATGGTCTCCGAGATGGGCTCGGTCGTCGGCCCGGCGAACGTCCGCCTGCTGGGCGCCCGCGGCGCCACCGCCCGCGCCGAGGTCCTCACCGCGTCCGCGCCCTCGCCCGCCGTCGGCCGCGACGAGCCGATGGAAGACGGGATGGAATCCGGGGACGACGATTGA